In Thermoanaerobaculum aquaticum, a genomic segment contains:
- the secY gene encoding preprotein translocase subunit SecY: MIESLRNIFAIPDLRKRVLFTFLLLAVYRLGSYIPVPGINPEALEEFTRQAQGTILGFLNLFSGGALGRMTVFALGIMPYISASIILQLLTVVWPYLEKLSKEGELGRKKITQWTRYGTVILSIIQGSGIAVFLEKTTAPGGAPLVPHPGWGFRFLTVLTLVTGTAFVMWLGEQITERGVGNGISLIIFAGIVVGLPRAILNTLEDIRTGAMSIFTAVIFIVFAFAVVAAIVLMERAQRRIPVQYAKRVVGRRIMGGQSTYLPLRLNTGGVIPVIFAASILSFPQTLSQLFQHPWVAAVSRALAYGEPLYNLFYVASIIFFCYFYTSIIFNPEDTADNLRKYGGFIPGVRAGQPTADFIDRVLTRITFVGAIYLALVAILPEILIVGFKVAPIPVIGPFLDSLLPRWFTEGLGVKFYFGGTSLLIVVGVAMDTVAQIEAQLVMRHYEGFVKGRRLRGRRG; this comes from the coding sequence ATGATCGAGAGCCTGCGCAACATCTTTGCCATTCCCGACCTGCGCAAGCGGGTCCTGTTTACCTTCCTTTTGCTGGCGGTTTACCGGTTGGGGTCGTACATTCCGGTGCCCGGCATTAACCCGGAAGCGCTGGAGGAGTTCACGCGGCAAGCCCAGGGCACCATCCTCGGGTTTTTGAACCTCTTTTCCGGTGGTGCTCTGGGGCGCATGACCGTGTTTGCCCTGGGCATCATGCCCTACATTTCCGCCTCCATCATCCTGCAGCTTTTGACGGTGGTTTGGCCTTACCTAGAGAAGCTCTCCAAGGAAGGGGAGTTGGGGCGGAAGAAGATCACCCAGTGGACCCGCTACGGGACGGTGATCCTTTCCATCATCCAGGGCTCCGGTATTGCCGTGTTTCTGGAAAAGACCACGGCCCCGGGGGGTGCGCCGTTGGTGCCTCACCCCGGTTGGGGTTTCCGTTTCCTTACGGTGCTGACCCTGGTCACCGGTACGGCCTTCGTCATGTGGCTGGGTGAGCAAATTACCGAACGGGGAGTTGGCAACGGCATCTCCCTCATCATCTTTGCGGGCATTGTGGTGGGGTTGCCCCGGGCCATTCTGAACACCCTGGAGGACATCCGCACCGGTGCCATGAGCATCTTCACCGCCGTGATCTTTATCGTCTTTGCCTTTGCGGTGGTGGCGGCCATTGTGCTCATGGAACGGGCCCAGCGCCGCATCCCGGTGCAGTACGCCAAGAGGGTGGTGGGCCGCCGCATCATGGGTGGCCAGAGCACCTACCTGCCGTTGCGCCTGAACACCGGCGGCGTGATCCCGGTGATCTTTGCCGCGTCCATCCTTTCGTTCCCTCAGACCCTTTCCCAGCTCTTCCAGCACCCATGGGTGGCCGCGGTGTCGCGGGCGCTGGCTTACGGCGAGCCTCTTTACAACCTCTTCTACGTGGCCTCCATTATCTTCTTCTGCTACTTCTACACCTCCATCATCTTCAACCCTGAGGACACCGCCGATAACCTGCGTAAGTACGGTGGCTTTATCCCCGGTGTGCGCGCCGGTCAGCCCACCGCCGATTTCATTGACCGCGTCCTCACCCGCATCACCTTCGTGGGTGCCATTTACCTGGCGCTGGTGGCCATTCTCCCGGAAATCCTCATCGTTGGCTTCAAAGTGGCGCCCATCCCCGTTATTGGGCCGTTCCTTGATTCGCTGTTGCCGCGGTGGTTCACCGAAGGTTTGGGGGTGAAGTTCTACTTTGGCGGCACCTCGCTGCTCATCGTGGTGGGTGTGGCCATGGATACCGTGGCGCAAATCGAGGCGCAACTGGTGATGCGGCACTACGAGGGCTTTGTGAAGGGTCGGCGGTTGCGGGGTCGGCGAGGCTAG
- a CDS encoding adenylate kinase, which produces MVTRALDVVLLGPPGAGKGTQAKRLAATFNLLHISTGDLLREEVGKGSELGQQAASYMQKGELVPDDLVAKMLVTRLHSQQGLAGCVFDGYPRTRAQAELLDGLLAELGRRVDVAVYLEVPDDEVVARLGGRRSCPSCGAVYHLRTQPPARDGVCDVCGSQLVVREDDKEEVIRQRLAVYRTHTEPLLELYGGRGVLARVPGQGTPEEVFLRLADAVRGGRER; this is translated from the coding sequence ATGGTGACCCGGGCTTTGGATGTGGTGCTCTTGGGCCCGCCCGGTGCGGGTAAGGGGACGCAAGCCAAGCGTTTGGCCGCCACCTTCAACCTTCTGCACATCTCCACCGGTGACCTGTTGCGGGAGGAAGTGGGCAAGGGCAGCGAGTTGGGCCAGCAAGCGGCGAGCTACATGCAAAAGGGCGAGCTGGTCCCCGATGATCTGGTGGCGAAAATGCTGGTCACCCGCCTGCACAGCCAGCAGGGCTTGGCGGGTTGTGTGTTTGACGGCTACCCCCGGACCCGGGCGCAAGCTGAGCTTTTGGACGGGCTTCTGGCGGAACTGGGGCGCCGGGTGGACGTGGCGGTGTACCTGGAGGTTCCCGACGACGAGGTGGTGGCGAGGCTGGGCGGGCGTCGTTCCTGCCCCTCCTGCGGTGCGGTGTACCACCTGCGCACCCAGCCTCCGGCCCGGGATGGGGTTTGCGATGTGTGCGGCAGCCAGCTGGTGGTGCGGGAGGACGATAAGGAGGAGGTCATCCGCCAGCGGCTGGCCGTCTACCGCACCCACACCGAACCGCTTCTGGAGCTCTACGGTGGGCGTGGGGTGCTGGCCAGGGTTCCCGGCCAGGGCACACCTGAGGAGGTGTTCCTGCGGCTTGCCGACGCCGTGCGGGGAGGGCGCGAGCGTTGA
- the map gene encoding type I methionyl aminopeptidase, protein MMVLKTRAELAVMHKANALVQETLRMLADHVRPGVSTAELDRLAEDFILAKGAKPAFKGYHGYPATLCTSVNDVIVHGIPSERCILKEGDIISLDCGVVVDGFYGDGAVTLPVGKISPEAQRLLQVTRECLELAVKEARPGRRLGDVSAAIQRHAEEAGFSVVREFVGHGIGRSLHEDPQVCNYGVPGTGPELRPGLVLAIEPMVNEGSPHVRVDADGWTARTEDGKLSAHFEYSVAVTENGPWVLGVEG, encoded by the coding sequence TTGATGGTCCTCAAGACCCGGGCGGAGCTGGCGGTGATGCACAAGGCCAACGCTTTAGTGCAGGAAACCCTGCGCATGCTTGCCGATCACGTGCGCCCCGGGGTTTCCACCGCCGAGCTTGACCGGCTGGCCGAGGACTTCATCCTCGCCAAGGGCGCCAAGCCCGCATTCAAGGGGTACCACGGCTATCCCGCTACCCTCTGCACCTCGGTGAACGACGTGATCGTCCACGGGATTCCGTCCGAGCGTTGCATCCTCAAGGAGGGGGACATCATTTCCCTGGACTGCGGGGTAGTGGTGGATGGGTTTTACGGCGATGGGGCGGTCACTTTGCCGGTGGGGAAGATCTCCCCAGAGGCCCAGCGCCTCCTGCAGGTCACCCGCGAGTGCCTGGAGCTGGCGGTGAAGGAAGCTCGCCCCGGACGGCGGCTGGGCGATGTGTCGGCAGCCATCCAGAGGCACGCCGAGGAGGCAGGTTTCTCCGTGGTCCGGGAGTTCGTGGGCCACGGCATTGGGCGCTCGCTCCACGAGGACCCGCAGGTTTGCAATTACGGAGTCCCCGGTACGGGGCCCGAGCTGAGACCCGGTTTGGTACTGGCCATCGAGCCCATGGTCAACGAAGGTAGCCCCCATGTGCGCGTGGACGCCGATGGCTGGACAGCGCGCACGGAAGACGGTAAACTTTCCGCCCATTTTGAGTACTCCGTGGCCGTCACGGAAAACGGCCCCTGGGTGCTCGGAGTGGAAGGGTAA
- the infA gene encoding translation initiation factor IF-1 — protein MAKEEAIEVMATVVEALPNAVFRVELENGHTVLAHISGKMRKHFIRILPGDKVLVELSPYDLTRGRIVYRYR, from the coding sequence ATGGCGAAAGAGGAGGCCATCGAGGTCATGGCCACCGTTGTGGAAGCCTTGCCCAACGCGGTGTTCCGCGTTGAGCTGGAAAATGGTCACACGGTGCTCGCCCACATTTCTGGGAAAATGCGGAAGCACTTCATCCGCATTCTCCCTGGGGACAAGGTGCTGGTGGAGCTTTCACCGTACGACCTGACCCGCGGGCGCATCGTGTACCGCTACCGGTGA
- the rpmJ gene encoding 50S ribosomal protein L36, with amino-acid sequence MKVRSSVRRICAKCKIVRRKGVIRVICENPKHKQRQG; translated from the coding sequence ATGAAAGTTCGTTCGTCGGTTCGTCGGATTTGCGCGAAATGCAAGATCGTCCGTCGCAAAGGGGTCATTCGCGTGATTTGCGAAAACCCCAAGCACAAGCAACGGCAGGGTTAA
- the rpsM gene encoding 30S ribosomal protein S13, which yields MARIVGVDLPPNKHVEIGLTYIYGIGRSLAKKILAKAGVDGMVKCKDLSEDEVRRIARVIQEEDIKVEGDLRKEIAMNIKRLMEIGCYRGVRHRRGLPVRGQRTHTNARTRKGPRRATVAKKKKVAK from the coding sequence GTGGCCCGCATTGTTGGTGTTGATTTGCCGCCAAACAAGCACGTGGAGATCGGCCTCACCTACATCTACGGCATTGGCCGTTCGCTGGCCAAGAAGATCCTGGCCAAGGCCGGTGTGGACGGGATGGTCAAGTGCAAGGACCTCTCCGAAGATGAGGTGCGCCGCATTGCCCGGGTCATCCAGGAAGAGGACATCAAGGTTGAGGGTGACCTGCGCAAGGAAATAGCCATGAACATCAAGCGCCTCATGGAAATCGGCTGCTACCGTGGGGTGCGGCACCGGCGGGGTTTGCCGGTTCGGGGCCAGCGCACGCATACCAACGCCCGCACCCGTAAGGGCCCGCGGCGGGCAACGGTGGCCAAGAAGAAGAAGGTAGCCAAGTGA